The Desulfosporosinus acidiphilus SJ4 genome has a window encoding:
- a CDS encoding P-II family nitrogen regulator codes for MKKIEAIIRPEKLNDVKTALSDLGINGMTVSNVSGFGNQKGYTQFYRGQEIVSKLLPKIKLEVVVTSVKVDEVITALVESSKTGKFGDGKIFVYDVADAIRIRTGEHGETAL; via the coding sequence ATGAAAAAAATTGAGGCGATTATAAGACCCGAAAAACTAAACGATGTTAAAACAGCTCTTTCTGATCTTGGAATTAATGGAATGACCGTCTCCAATGTTTCAGGATTTGGAAATCAAAAAGGATATACCCAATTTTATCGTGGTCAAGAAATAGTATCTAAACTATTACCAAAAATAAAGCTTGAAGTTGTTGTAACTTCTGTTAAGGTTGATGAGGTCATCACTGCCCTTGTTGAATCTTCAAAAACAGGAAAATTTGGCGATGGCAAGATTTTTGTTTACGATGTTGCAGATGCCATCCGAATCAGAACCGGAGAACACGGTGAGACTGCGCTTTAA